The following coding sequences lie in one Oceanicola sp. 502str15 genomic window:
- a CDS encoding VOC family protein: MQAQARLEHVNVTVSDLDRAISLLDDLFGWKLRWRGSSIYGGETAHVGGENSYLALYRHHDQEAAKQSTYHVTGGLNHVGVVVEDLDAVEQRVKDYGLTPRAHADYEPGRRFYFDDWDGVEYEVICYT, from the coding sequence ATGCAAGCCCAAGCCCGGCTCGAACACGTCAACGTCACCGTCTCCGATCTCGACCGCGCCATATCGCTGCTCGATGACCTCTTTGGCTGGAAGCTCCGCTGGCGCGGCAGCTCGATCTACGGCGGCGAAACCGCCCATGTCGGGGGCGAGAACAGCTACCTCGCGCTCTACCGCCACCACGATCAGGAGGCGGCAAAGCAGTCGACCTACCATGTGACCGGCGGGCTCAACCACGTCGGCGTGGTGGTGGAAGACCTCGACGCGGTGGAGCAGCGGGTAAAGGACTACGGCCTCACGCCGCGCGCCCACGCCGATTACGAGCCGGGCCGGCGGTTCTACTTCGACGATTGGGACGGCGTGGAATACGAGGTGATCTGCTACACGTGA
- a CDS encoding NAD+ synthase, translating to MADRFRITLAQLNPVLGDMEGNAAKAREVWAQGKAAGADLVAFTEMFICGYNAQDLVDRPAFAADAVAHIEALARDCGDGPAIAIGGPWPEDGKLFNAYFILKDGKVMTRVLKHHLPNETVFDEVRIYDAGPLGGPYAVGNIRVGSPICEDAWHEDVAETLAETGAEFLLVPNGSPYYRGKMETRQNLMVQRVVETGLPLIYLNMVGGQDDQVFDGGSFVLNPGGALALQMPVFDEAVAHLDLERGPDGWRALEGEKAALPGEWEQDYRCMVQSVRDYFAKTAFRKALLGLSGGVDSALVAAIAADALGPENVRCVMLPSEYTSEHSLEDAKAVAEKLGCRYDFVPISGPRAAVTEALAPLFAGTEPGLTEENIQSRLRGLLLMALSNKFGEMLLTTGNKSEVAVGYATIYGDMAGGYNPLKDLYKTRVFETCRWRNANHRAWMLAPEGEVIPPRVIDKPPSAELREDQKDEDSLPPYEDLDRILEMLVDEEASVAEVVAEGFDREVVKHVERLIFLSEYKRFQSAPGTRLTKAAFWLDRRYPVVNRWRDPS from the coding sequence ATGGCCGACAGGTTTCGTATAACGCTGGCACAGTTGAACCCGGTGCTGGGCGACATGGAAGGCAACGCCGCGAAGGCACGCGAGGTCTGGGCGCAGGGCAAGGCGGCGGGGGCGGACCTTGTGGCCTTCACCGAGATGTTCATCTGCGGCTACAACGCGCAGGACCTTGTGGACCGCCCGGCCTTTGCCGCCGATGCGGTGGCCCATATCGAGGCGCTGGCGCGGGACTGCGGCGATGGCCCCGCGATCGCGATCGGCGGGCCCTGGCCCGAGGATGGCAAGCTGTTCAACGCCTATTTCATCCTCAAGGACGGCAAGGTGATGACGCGGGTGCTCAAGCACCACCTGCCCAACGAGACCGTCTTCGACGAGGTGCGCATCTACGATGCCGGCCCTCTGGGCGGCCCCTATGCGGTGGGCAACATCCGCGTTGGCAGCCCGATCTGCGAGGATGCCTGGCACGAGGATGTGGCAGAGACCCTTGCCGAGACCGGCGCCGAATTTCTGCTCGTGCCCAATGGCTCGCCCTACTATCGCGGCAAGATGGAGACCCGCCAGAACCTGATGGTCCAGCGCGTGGTCGAGACCGGCCTGCCGCTGATCTACCTCAACATGGTGGGCGGTCAGGATGACCAGGTGTTCGACGGCGGGAGTTTCGTGCTGAACCCCGGCGGGGCGCTGGCCTTGCAGATGCCTGTCTTCGACGAGGCGGTTGCCCATCTGGACCTCGAGCGCGGGCCTGACGGCTGGCGCGCGCTGGAGGGCGAGAAGGCGGCGCTGCCGGGCGAATGGGAGCAGGATTATCGCTGCATGGTGCAGTCTGTGCGCGACTATTTTGCCAAGACGGCGTTCAGGAAGGCCCTGCTGGGCCTGTCGGGCGGGGTGGATTCGGCGCTGGTGGCCGCCATTGCCGCCGATGCGCTGGGGCCGGAGAACGTGCGCTGCGTGATGCTGCCCTCGGAATATACGAGCGAGCATTCGCTGGAGGATGCCAAGGCGGTGGCCGAGAAGCTGGGCTGCCGTTACGACTTTGTGCCGATCAGCGGCCCGAGGGCGGCGGTGACCGAGGCGCTGGCGCCGCTGTTTGCCGGCACCGAGCCGGGGCTGACGGAGGAGAACATCCAGAGCCGGTTGCGCGGGCTGCTGTTGATGGCACTGAGCAACAAGTTCGGCGAGATGCTGCTGACCACCGGCAACAAGAGCGAGGTCGCCGTGGGCTATGCGACGATCTACGGCGACATGGCGGGCGGGTATAATCCGTTGAAGGATCTCTACAAGACGCGGGTGTTCGAGACTTGCCGCTGGCGCAATGCCAACCATCGGGCGTGGATGCTGGCGCCGGAGGGCGAGGTGATTCCGCCCCGGGTGATCGACAAGCCGCCCTCGGCGGAGCTGCGCGAGGACCAGAAGGACGAGGACAGCCTGCCGCCTTATGAGGATCTCGACCGCATCCTGGAGATGCTGGTGGACGAGGAGGCGAGCGTGGCCGAGGTGGTGGCCGAGGGGTTTGACCGCGAGGTGGTGAAACACGTGGAGCGGCTGATTTTCCTCAGCGAGTACAAGCGGTTCCAGTCGGCTCCGGGGACGCGGCTGACGAAGGCGGCGTTCTGGCTGGACCGGCGCTATCCGGTGGTGAACCGCTGGCGCGACCCGAGTTAG
- a CDS encoding MaoC family dehydratase, with translation MLDNLPRGTICIEDIEIGMVRHLRKEVTDRDIELFAEVSTDRNPVHLDDAYAQDTIFEGRIAHGMLTAGLISAVIGEQLPGHGTVYLGQSLKFLAPVRPGDVVLAEVEVMEIDHRKRRVTLDTRCLVEGKVVLKGEAMVLAPSAKFD, from the coding sequence ATGCTCGACAACCTGCCCCGCGGCACGATCTGCATCGAGGATATCGAGATCGGCATGGTGCGCCACCTGCGCAAGGAGGTGACGGACCGCGACATCGAACTCTTCGCCGAGGTCTCGACCGACCGGAACCCGGTGCATCTGGATGATGCCTATGCGCAGGACACCATCTTCGAGGGGCGGATCGCCCACGGGATGCTGACGGCGGGGCTGATCTCGGCGGTGATCGGGGAGCAGTTGCCGGGGCATGGCACGGTTTACCTGGGCCAGTCGCTGAAGTTTCTGGCGCCGGTGCGGCCGGGAGACGTGGTGCTGGCGGAGGTGGAGGTGATGGAGATCGACCATCGCAAACGCCGGGTCACGCTCGACACCCGCTGCCTGGTGGAGGGCAAGGTGGTGCTGAAGGGCGAGGCCATGGTGCTGGCGCCCTCGGCGAAGTTCGACTGA
- a CDS encoding helix-turn-helix transcriptional regulator — translation MKTILPDGHSLAEMASTFAALGSEQRLVVLQMLVRAGPEGLSIGELGQRSGVTGSTLTHHMKILAAAGLVRQERQGRSIICAAVSYEEIEALSGFLMSQCCADRETPCHTKGPHEHG, via the coding sequence ATGAAAACGATTCTCCCTGACGGGCATTCCCTGGCCGAAATGGCCTCGACCTTCGCGGCGCTCGGCTCCGAGCAGCGCCTTGTGGTGCTTCAGATGCTGGTGCGCGCCGGGCCGGAGGGCCTGAGCATCGGCGAGTTGGGGCAGCGCAGCGGCGTGACCGGCTCGACCCTGACCCACCACATGAAGATCCTCGCCGCCGCCGGGCTGGTGCGGCAGGAACGGCAGGGCCGCAGCATCATCTGCGCCGCCGTGTCCTACGAGGAGATCGAAGCGCTTTCGGGCTTCCTGATGTCGCAATGCTGCGCCGACCGGGAGACCCCCTGCCACACCAAGGGACCGCACGAGCATGGCTGA
- a CDS encoding permease gives MADLTQSPRPSLGALWKRTPKAWLVSALIVLGVALFDTPQTLPTIQFALKALLHTAPFILFAVLAVAWLKATGAESLLARAFEGNPARMVVMAALLGGLSPFCSCEVIPFIAALLAVGAPLGAVMAFWLASPLMDPAMFSITAGTLGLEFAVAKTIAAVGLGMMGGFLTMTFARSPVFADPLRPKKSCGSCCGSEKPFEGKPVWQFWQDAPRRATFRETAMENGLFLLKWLLLAYLLESLMLTYVPAEMIGTVLGGEGIGPILLGALVGAPAYLNGYAAVPLIDALLAQGMSQGAAMSFVIAGGVSCIPAAVAVWALVKPRIFAAYLGFALVGAVLAGLAWGAFA, from the coding sequence ATGGCTGACCTCACCCAATCCCCCCGCCCCTCCCTCGGCGCGCTCTGGAAGCGCACGCCCAAGGCATGGCTCGTTTCGGCGCTGATCGTGCTGGGCGTGGCCCTGTTCGACACGCCACAGACCCTGCCGACGATCCAGTTTGCCCTGAAAGCCCTGCTGCACACCGCGCCCTTCATCCTCTTTGCCGTGCTCGCGGTGGCCTGGCTGAAGGCGACCGGGGCCGAGAGCCTGCTGGCCCGCGCCTTCGAGGGCAACCCGGCGCGGATGGTGGTGATGGCGGCGCTGCTGGGCGGGCTGTCGCCCTTCTGCTCCTGCGAGGTGATCCCCTTCATCGCCGCGTTGCTGGCGGTGGGCGCGCCTCTGGGGGCGGTGATGGCCTTCTGGCTGGCCTCGCCGCTGATGGACCCGGCGATGTTTTCGATCACCGCGGGCACGCTCGGCCTCGAGTTTGCCGTGGCCAAGACGATTGCCGCCGTGGGGCTGGGGATGATGGGCGGCTTTCTGACCATGACCTTTGCCCGCTCGCCGGTCTTTGCAGACCCGCTGCGCCCGAAGAAGAGCTGCGGCTCCTGCTGCGGCTCGGAAAAACCCTTTGAGGGCAAGCCTGTATGGCAGTTTTGGCAGGACGCCCCCCGGCGCGCGACCTTCCGCGAGACGGCCATGGAAAACGGGCTGTTCCTGCTCAAGTGGCTGCTGCTGGCCTACCTGCTGGAAAGCCTGATGCTGACCTATGTGCCTGCCGAGATGATCGGCACGGTGCTGGGCGGCGAGGGCATCGGCCCGATCCTGCTGGGCGCGCTGGTGGGCGCACCGGCCTACCTCAACGGCTATGCCGCCGTGCCGCTGATCGACGCGCTGCTGGCGCAGGGCATGAGCCAGGGCGCGGCGATGTCCTTCGTGATTGCCGGGGGCGTGTCGTGCATTCCGGCGGCGGTTGCGGTCTGGGCGCTGGTGAAGCCCCGCATCTTTGCGGCCTATCTCGGCTTTGCCCTTGTCGGCGCGGTGCTGGCCGGGCTGGCCTGGGGCGCCTTTGCCTGA
- a CDS encoding MORN repeat-containing protein, with product MIRAGHIALAATLALATPLAAQDKQIKQYDNGGIYEGTFKNGLQHGKGSYTLPNGYEYSGDWVEGEILGQGTARYPNGSVYQGAFAKGKPEGKGKITFPDGGTYDGDWANGQMTGQGVANYADGRRYEGAFVNGLHEGQGKLTSPNGSVYEGAWVAGAKEGRGRMSYADGSLYEGHFSRNQRAGQGVLTMTDGLTYNGAWKAGQINGLGTLTQPNGDVYTGLLVNGQRHGKGKVTYANGETYDGDFKADQRDGQGTFTGADGYRYVGTWKEGRIHGKGTVNYPDGSVYEGDFVNDLAHGQGTITYPDGSVYTGGWSEGVIEGQGVARYKGGMVYEGGFKDAKNHGQGTMTSPDGYKYVGEWKAGLRDGQGTATYADGTTYEGGFSAGQREGQGKITMADGFTYEGGWKAGKIDGQGTATYANGDIYEGLFAAGKRQGQGTMTYATGEVESGEWSEGILTRATPAPATDNPETTPEDSTPSDG from the coding sequence ATGATCCGGGCAGGACACATCGCACTGGCAGCCACTCTGGCGCTGGCCACACCGCTGGCGGCGCAAGACAAGCAAATCAAGCAATACGACAACGGCGGCATCTACGAAGGCACCTTCAAGAACGGCCTCCAGCACGGCAAGGGCAGCTACACCCTGCCCAACGGTTACGAGTATTCGGGCGACTGGGTCGAGGGCGAGATCCTCGGCCAGGGCACGGCCCGCTACCCCAATGGCTCGGTCTACCAGGGCGCCTTCGCCAAGGGCAAACCCGAGGGCAAGGGCAAGATCACCTTCCCCGATGGCGGCACCTATGACGGCGACTGGGCCAATGGCCAGATGACCGGGCAGGGCGTGGCCAACTACGCCGACGGGCGGCGCTATGAGGGCGCCTTCGTCAACGGGCTGCACGAGGGGCAGGGCAAGCTGACCTCGCCCAACGGCTCGGTCTACGAGGGCGCCTGGGTCGCGGGGGCCAAGGAGGGCAGGGGCCGGATGAGCTATGCCGACGGCTCGCTCTACGAAGGCCACTTCTCGCGCAACCAGCGCGCCGGGCAGGGCGTGCTCACCATGACCGACGGGCTCACCTACAACGGCGCCTGGAAGGCCGGCCAGATCAACGGCCTCGGCACGCTCACCCAGCCCAACGGCGACGTGTATACCGGCCTGTTGGTGAACGGCCAGCGCCACGGCAAGGGCAAGGTCACCTATGCCAACGGCGAAACCTACGACGGCGACTTCAAGGCCGACCAGCGCGACGGCCAGGGCACCTTCACCGGGGCCGACGGCTACCGCTATGTCGGCACCTGGAAAGAGGGCCGCATCCACGGCAAGGGCACGGTCAACTACCCCGACGGCTCGGTCTACGAAGGCGATTTCGTCAATGACCTCGCCCATGGCCAGGGCACCATCACCTACCCCGATGGCTCGGTCTACACCGGCGGCTGGTCCGAAGGCGTGATCGAGGGGCAGGGCGTGGCCCGCTACAAGGGCGGCATGGTCTACGAGGGCGGCTTCAAGGATGCCAAGAACCACGGCCAGGGCACGATGACCTCGCCCGATGGCTACAAATACGTGGGCGAATGGAAGGCCGGCCTGCGCGACGGGCAGGGCACCGCGACCTATGCCGACGGCACCACCTACGAGGGCGGCTTCTCCGCCGGCCAGCGCGAGGGCCAGGGCAAGATCACCATGGCCGACGGCTTCACCTACGAGGGCGGCTGGAAAGCCGGCAAGATCGACGGGCAGGGCACCGCCACCTACGCCAACGGCGACATCTACGAAGGCCTCTTCGCCGCCGGCAAACGCCAGGGCCAGGGCACCATGACCTATGCCACCGGCGAGGTCGAAAGCGGCGAATGGTCCGAAGGCATCCTCACCCGCGCCACCCCCGCCCCCGCCACCGACAACCCCGAAACCACCCCCGAAGACAGCACCCCCAGCGACGGCTGA
- a CDS encoding low specificity L-threonine aldolase, whose protein sequence is MNFASDNTGPVHPAVMAALVEANDGYAMPYGADPLSLRVVEQVREAFEAPEAAVFLAATGTAANVLLLSTMAEPFETIFCADCAHIHEDECNAPELFTGGAKLTLVPHEAGRMAPGDLRAAIEAEGTRGVHGPRRGPVSITQATEKGAVYTLEELRALSGVARDHGLGVHMDGARFANAVAHLGCTPAEASWKAGVDALSFGGTKNGLMGVEAMVLFDPTKAEELEYRRKRGAQLFSKHRYLAAQMGAYLTGGLWLESARTANAAAAALARGVEGAGGRLHAPQESNLLFADLPRAAHQRLKAAGASYYLMAGTLEGDDPDEMLTARLVCDWSVTEAEIARFCELAAG, encoded by the coding sequence ATGAATTTCGCCTCCGACAACACCGGCCCCGTCCACCCCGCCGTGATGGCGGCTCTGGTCGAGGCCAATGACGGCTACGCCATGCCCTACGGCGCCGACCCGCTCTCGCTGCGCGTGGTGGAGCAGGTCCGCGAGGCCTTCGAGGCGCCCGAGGCGGCGGTGTTCCTGGCCGCGACCGGGACGGCGGCGAACGTGCTGCTGCTCTCGACCATGGCCGAGCCGTTCGAGACGATCTTCTGCGCCGATTGCGCCCATATCCACGAGGATGAGTGCAACGCGCCCGAGCTGTTCACCGGCGGCGCCAAGCTGACGCTGGTGCCCCATGAGGCGGGGCGGATGGCGCCCGGCGATCTGCGGGCCGCCATCGAGGCAGAGGGCACGCGCGGGGTGCACGGGCCGCGGCGGGGGCCGGTTTCGATCACCCAGGCGACCGAGAAGGGTGCGGTTTACACGCTGGAGGAGCTGCGGGCGCTGAGCGGCGTGGCCCGCGACCATGGGCTTGGGGTGCATATGGACGGGGCGCGCTTTGCCAATGCGGTGGCGCATCTGGGCTGCACCCCGGCGGAGGCGAGCTGGAAGGCGGGGGTGGATGCGCTGAGCTTTGGTGGCACCAAGAACGGGCTGATGGGGGTTGAGGCGATGGTGCTCTTCGACCCGACGAAGGCCGAGGAGCTGGAGTATCGGCGCAAGCGCGGGGCGCAGCTGTTTTCGAAGCATCGCTACCTTGCGGCCCAGATGGGGGCCTACCTGACCGGCGGCCTCTGGCTGGAGAGCGCGCGCACCGCCAATGCCGCCGCGGCCGCGCTGGCGCGCGGCGTGGAGGGCGCGGGCGGGCGGCTGCATGCGCCGCAGGAGAGCAACCTGCTCTTCGCCGACCTGCCCCGCGCCGCGCATCAGCGGCTGAAGGCGGCCGGGGCGAGCTATTACCTGATGGCCGGGACGCTGGAGGGGGATGACCCCGACGAGATGCTCACCGCGCGGCTGGTTTGCGACTGGAGCGTGACCGAGGCGGAGATTGCCCGCTTCTGCGAGCTTGCGGCGGGCTGA
- a CDS encoding uracil-DNA glycosylase family protein: MSLPDEIRACRLCAARFAATATGHAPRPVPWFAPGARLLIVGQAPGMRVHTTGLPFNDPSGDRLRDWLGVDRDTFYDTSRVAILPMAFCFPGYSAKGADLPPPAICADTWRAAALNHIGPAPLTLLIGGYAQGWHLGRAAKRAGVTRTVAAWRDHAPAAFPLPHPSWRNTGWLKKNPWFAAELLPALRDRVKELL, translated from the coding sequence ATGTCCCTCCCCGACGAGATCCGCGCCTGCCGACTCTGCGCCGCCCGCTTCGCCGCCACGGCCACCGGCCACGCGCCGCGGCCGGTGCCGTGGTTCGCCCCCGGCGCGCGGCTGCTCATCGTCGGACAGGCCCCCGGAATGCGCGTCCACACCACCGGCCTCCCCTTCAACGACCCCTCGGGCGACCGCCTGCGCGACTGGCTCGGGGTTGACCGCGACACCTTCTACGACACCTCCCGCGTGGCGATTCTGCCAATGGCCTTCTGCTTCCCCGGCTACTCTGCAAAGGGCGCCGACCTGCCCCCGCCCGCCATCTGCGCCGACACATGGCGCGCCGCGGCGCTAAACCACATCGGCCCCGCGCCCCTGACCCTGCTTATCGGCGGCTACGCGCAGGGCTGGCACCTCGGGCGCGCGGCCAAGCGCGCCGGCGTCACCCGCACCGTCGCCGCCTGGCGCGACCATGCGCCCGCCGCCTTCCCCTTGCCCCATCCGTCCTGGCGCAATACGGGGTGGCTGAAGAAAAATCCCTGGTTCGCCGCCGAGCTCCTGCCCGCGCTGCGCGACAGGGTGAAGGAGCTGCTATGA
- a CDS encoding bifunctional riboflavin kinase/FAD synthetase, with protein sequence MRTARHLSEITPALRGASLAIGNFDGVHLGHQAVLRQARAAAPDAPLGVLTFEPHPREVFQPAAPPFRLMNAEARAHRLQKLGVDLLVELPFDEAFRSLSDAEFCRAVLAEGIGATNVTVGADFRYGKGRAGDVESLARDGAALGFGVTVAELESLPGAGEISSTAIREALTEGRPREAAAMLGHWHRIEGPVIHGAKRGRELGYPTANMGLPRLHRPAFGVYAVLVEVLDGPRKGRHHGVASLGIRPMFEGDAPNLETYLFDFSGDLYDAHLSIGFVEFLRPEAKFDGLPALIAQMKRDEAQARAILAAI encoded by the coding sequence ATGCGGACTGCACGCCACCTCTCCGAGATCACGCCCGCGCTGCGGGGCGCCAGCCTTGCCATCGGCAATTTCGACGGGGTGCACCTTGGGCATCAGGCGGTGCTGCGGCAGGCCCGCGCCGCCGCGCCGGATGCGCCGCTGGGCGTGCTCACCTTCGAGCCGCACCCGCGCGAGGTGTTCCAGCCCGCCGCCCCGCCCTTTCGGCTGATGAACGCCGAGGCCCGCGCCCACCGGCTGCAAAAGCTGGGGGTCGACCTGCTGGTCGAGCTGCCCTTCGACGAGGCCTTCCGCTCGCTGAGCGACGCGGAGTTCTGCCGCGCGGTGCTGGCCGAGGGGATCGGCGCGACCAATGTGACCGTGGGCGCGGATTTTCGCTACGGCAAGGGCCGCGCGGGCGATGTGGAAAGCCTTGCCCGCGACGGCGCCGCGCTTGGCTTTGGCGTGACCGTGGCCGAGCTGGAGAGCCTGCCGGGGGCGGGCGAGATCTCTTCCACCGCGATCCGCGAGGCGCTGACCGAGGGCCGCCCGCGCGAGGCGGCTGCGATGCTGGGCCATTGGCACCGCATCGAGGGGCCGGTGATTCATGGCGCCAAGCGGGGCCGCGAGCTGGGCTATCCGACCGCCAACATGGGGCTGCCGCGCCTGCACCGCCCGGCCTTCGGGGTCTATGCGGTGCTGGTGGAGGTGCTGGACGGGCCCCGCAAGGGCCGCCATCACGGGGTGGCCAGCCTCGGCATCCGCCCGATGTTCGAAGGCGATGCGCCGAACCTCGAGACCTACCTGTTCGACTTCAGCGGCGATCTCTATGACGCCCACCTGTCGATCGGCTTTGTCGAGTTCCTGCGCCCGGAAGCGAAGTTTGACGGGCTGCCCGCCCTCATCGCGCAGATGAAACGGGACGAGGCGCAGGCCCGCGCCATTCTGGCCGCGATATGA
- a CDS encoding SseB family protein, producing MTPLDAAHAAMETGGEAERLAFYAAFADSQIFLLLEEEPEGEVITPRAVDAGEGEILLAFDSEDRLVAFTQGEAAFAAMSGRGLVAMMAGQGLGLGLNLEAPSAMVLPPEALDWLAETLGHGPEAAEEIPVEVATPDLPRALLLALDGKLASAAGLATAALLARATYRSGAEGHLLAFVDAKEGAEHALAGAANEALKFSGLEAEALDVAFLEDGSPLAQAMTRHGMRFNLPEPETPEPYQPAPPGSDPNKPPKLR from the coding sequence ATGACCCCGCTCGACGCCGCCCACGCGGCCATGGAAACCGGCGGCGAGGCCGAACGCCTCGCCTTCTACGCCGCCTTCGCCGACAGCCAGATATTTCTGCTGCTGGAAGAGGAGCCCGAGGGCGAGGTCATCACGCCCCGCGCGGTGGACGCGGGCGAAGGCGAGATCCTTCTGGCCTTCGACAGCGAAGACCGGCTGGTGGCCTTCACCCAGGGCGAGGCCGCCTTTGCCGCCATGTCCGGGCGCGGTCTGGTGGCGATGATGGCCGGGCAGGGGCTTGGCCTCGGGCTCAACCTCGAGGCCCCCTCCGCCATGGTCCTGCCCCCCGAAGCGCTCGACTGGCTGGCCGAAACCCTCGGCCACGGGCCGGAAGCGGCCGAGGAAATCCCGGTCGAGGTCGCCACCCCCGACCTGCCCCGCGCCCTGCTCCTCGCGCTCGACGGCAAACTGGCCTCCGCCGCTGGCCTCGCCACCGCCGCCCTGCTGGCCCGCGCCACCTACCGCTCGGGCGCCGAGGGCCACCTGCTGGCCTTCGTGGATGCCAAGGAGGGCGCCGAACACGCCCTCGCCGGCGCCGCCAACGAGGCGCTCAAGTTCTCCGGCCTCGAAGCCGAGGCGCTCGACGTCGCCTTCCTCGAAGACGGCAGCCCACTGGCCCAGGCCATGACCCGCCACGGCATGCGCTTCAACCTCCCCGAGCCCGAAACCCCCGAACCTTACCAGCCCGCCCCCCCCGGCTCCGACCCGAACAAGCCTCCGAAACTGCGCTGA
- the soxR gene encoding redox-sensitive transcriptional activator SoxR codes for MAKLKANDVLSIGQFAERAGLAVSALRYYEAEGLIAPMRAPSGQRRFRRADIRRVSFIRIAQQFGYTLPQIKALMEGLPEGRAPNARDWREISELFRDTLDQRIETLRKMRDDLDGCIGCGCLSLEKCRLYNAGDKAASRGAGPRYLMGDRSDEIRETGE; via the coding sequence ATGGCGAAACTGAAGGCCAATGACGTGTTGTCGATCGGGCAGTTCGCCGAGCGCGCCGGGCTGGCGGTGAGTGCGCTGCGCTACTACGAGGCCGAGGGGCTGATTGCGCCGATGCGCGCGCCCTCGGGGCAGCGGCGGTTCCGGCGGGCGGACATTCGGCGGGTCAGCTTCATCCGCATTGCCCAGCAGTTCGGCTACACCCTGCCCCAGATCAAGGCGCTGATGGAGGGGCTGCCGGAGGGGCGCGCACCCAATGCGCGGGACTGGCGGGAGATTTCGGAGCTGTTCCGCGACACGCTCGACCAACGGATCGAGACCCTGCGAAAAATGCGCGACGATCTCGACGGCTGCATCGGATGCGGCTGCCTCTCGCTCGAGAAGTGCCGGCTCTACAACGCCGGCGACAAGGCCGCGAGCCGGGGCGCGGGGCCGCGCTACCTGATGGGAGACCGCTCGGACGAGATCCGTGAGACGGGTGAGTAA
- a CDS encoding YcgN family cysteine cluster protein: MRPKFWERPLGELTGPEWEALCDGCGKCCLNKLEDEDTGQVEFTRIACRLFDDGTCRCSNYETRLKIVPECVVLKPETMAKTAYFMPESCAYRLRHEGKPLPAWHPLVTGDPESTRKAGRAVRGPTWPEFSIPEDDWEDYIAAEEDL, encoded by the coding sequence ATGAGGCCGAAGTTCTGGGAGCGCCCGCTGGGGGAGCTGACCGGCCCGGAATGGGAGGCGCTCTGCGACGGCTGCGGCAAGTGCTGCCTGAACAAGCTGGAAGACGAGGACACCGGGCAGGTGGAGTTCACCCGCATCGCCTGCCGGCTGTTCGATGACGGCACCTGCCGCTGCTCCAACTACGAAACCCGGCTGAAGATCGTGCCCGAATGCGTGGTGCTCAAGCCCGAGACCATGGCCAAGACCGCCTATTTCATGCCCGAGAGCTGCGCCTACCGGCTGCGCCACGAGGGCAAGCCGCTGCCCGCGTGGCATCCGCTGGTCACCGGCGATCCGGAGAGCACGCGCAAGGCGGGGCGGGCGGTGCGCGGGCCGACGTGGCCGGAGTTCTCCATTCCGGAGGACGACTGGGAAGATTACATCGCCGCAGAAGAGGACCTTTGA